From Neofelis nebulosa isolate mNeoNeb1 chromosome X, mNeoNeb1.pri, whole genome shotgun sequence:
aaccactgctttggtCAAATCAGGTATCTTCTCTCTTTAatctctgtaaatattttttcaaattctcaggAGAGATAGTGTGACTGTTACCAAGAGGTTTCAATCCTTGACATAACCATCCCTGTCAAAGAGACAGGGGGAGTAAATCCAGGGGAACTCTGTGAATTAGGAAGCTGCCACGGCATGCGACTGTTGCGTCCACCATTATTCACTGGTCTGGGAGTCACGGACACAGTCATCTGTGAGATACTGGAATACGATCAATGAGGTCTCCATGACAGtgatttcaaaaaatagaaatgcagcaAGTTTCTCTGCTTTAGATTGTTTGGTAGAGCCTAATATTGAGATGAGTACtcctctagtgtgtgtgtgtgtgtgtgtgtttaactttataaatgttcatttattttcaagagagagagacagagacagagagagagacagagtgcaagtgggggacaaacagagagggagacacagtatctaaagcaggctccaagctctgagctgtcagcacagggctcgatgctgggctcgagctcctggaccatgagatcatgacctgagccaaagtcggatgcttaactgactgaaccacccaggcgccccataactggaagtttggCCATCTTCCTCCAGTTCCCCGTACAATACAATacgatattccattgtatgtatatacacagcttctttatccattcattcattgatggacaagAAAGGTTTTTCACTGAAATCTTAAATTGATTCTCCCTCACAAAGGAGACGTGTGTGGTAGCTTTTTCtggtctcagaaaaaaaattttaatcattaaaatCTCTTGTTTTACTGAAAGGAATTTATACTATTTCCTGGGCTCTCTAACCCTTTGTGAAGCTCCAGCTGATGGGAGGACAGGGCATGTTGTGAGGGGAGGTATGTGAAGACTGAAAAGTGAGAGTGTAGAGGGGCCGGGGGAGcagaagaaatatgaagaaaagggGAGCTTGTGCTGGGGGCAGGGCATTCTGTACCTTTGCCAAGCAAATACATTGGGGATGGGAAGACAGAGAATGCTATATGCCTGCTTAGAAGGGGTGTTTTAAGTTAAGaaccatttattttaagaggcaGAAATGTAAAACTATCATTTCAATCACCTCCTAGGAGTGGAAAAATACAGCTAATTTATAAGTAGAAAAAGTAAGACACATCGAAGGAAACCATAACGTACCACGCCAAAATATGCCACCTTGACGTAAGAATTGTTCTGAGCTGAAAGCAGGTAAGAaactacaaaagaagaaatagttgTCTGTCCTCCCCACATCCACCTCAAATTAGGGCATAAGTTTCCCTTTGTGGGGgtgtttcccctccctcccccattctagAGGAGAACAGCCATTACCACTGGAGACAGAAAGTCAGCCCTGAGGTGTACCAGCGGAACAGCCCTTACTAACTAACCCCTATCTTTCACTTGTTGCCCCTATATAGTTACCATCCCACAACTTATTGCTCCCAGAAGcccaaacttcttttcttttgtctcgTCCCTTTTCCACaaactcattttgtttttgttaaaatggtatataagTTCCTGGGTCTAACTGCCTCCTTGggatcttcatttctttttcggTGAGGCACCCATATCACGTAGGTAATAAACCTTTCCTCCCGTTAATCTGCCTTTTGCCAGTGTAATTAGCAGGCCACAGACAGAGGGTCTGAGAGAGTAGAGGAAAGGTGTCTCCTTCCCTACAATATTGTTTTGGGTACTAGAGAAGTGGTTTTTCTTCAGGTGTGGGAAAAAACACACTCAAGTTGTTGTTTTAATAAGTTTTGGAGtttatcttccttttctattttgtgtGGGTTCATTCTGGGgggtttccttgatttttccagTTATTGACGCCTACATGATTCAGACCATCCCAGGATTCCCTGCATACAGCCTTTGGGGGGAACAACGATAAAGGAAATATGAAGACTTTGAGACATAGCTCTAGGTTGAGTTCACTGTTGGACAAGATAGGAAGAACCTGACTGACTCCAGCAGGCTTATGTCCTATGTGACAGAGTCCCCAAACTGTGAAGGAATACTTCAAAGACAACTGAAGCCATGAGGATTTACTCAAATTAGAAACCACACAAGGAAGAACAGCTCACATGGTGACCCTCTTGGACAAAAAAACGGGTGGTACTTATGGAAGCAAAGCTGGCAAGTTTCCTGAGGGTGGACTGGTTGACTAATACCTAGCTTGTCAGTTCAAGATTGCTTCATTGGAATGAAGCTGCTCAAGGGCCCGTTACTGAATCCCAAGTCTGGTTGTAGTTCTTAGGAACTGTGCTTGCCCTAAGATCTTTTACATACAAAtaagctctacgcccaatgtggggcttgaagtcaagaCATCTAGATCTAGAGACTTATGTTCTACTGACTCAGCCAGACAGGCAGCCAGGATGGCAGAGATTCTTTTCTTGACCAAACTTTCGTCAGGCCCCTGAACCTTCTCCCAGGCCCATCTGTGCACTTCCCTGTAGAATCCAGTGTTGGCAAAAACCCTGCTAAGTCCGTTTAACCagaatccccccccccacctccattccTGATCACGTTTCTCATCCTCCACCATCCCCCAGGCGATGCCTGATCACCCTGGCCTGTCTTTGGTACAGAATCCTGTTGGGTCTGTTTAGCCAGCATCCCCCATACCCGCGATGCTTCCTCTTAGTCCTTTTCCACCCACTGACCTGCATCCTGCTCCTTGGCCACAAGTTCCCACGTGCCCATGCTGTATTCGGAGCTGAGCCCCAtctgtctccccccgcccccaccccgggaaATCCCATTGCAGGGGTGCCTAGACCTGTCGTGATGCTTCTGAATAAGGGCTGCCTTTCCATCTTTGTAACAGGCTGTGGGAGGGGCCTTGAGTCACATGATCTCCCAGAGCTACAGCATCCCCAAGGGATTTGCTGTAATGGGACTCGGGGCCTGATCACGGGAAAGACACATCAAGTCTCAGGGCAGGCGATGGAGGGTTAACCAGAGGTGAGGCCAACAAACAACGTGTCCTCACCTTCACGTGCTCCCTGAGGTCCCTGTTCTCTGGCCGGTGCCTCTAACTAGCtgcagcaggggagaggtggcAAAATCTAGAGCTAGCCCTCGATGGGTATGGCACACACCAGTTTGCTAGTTGTAAATTAGCTCAATTACCTTGCAATTAACTGAACTCTCTTCTTCCACGAGCATATCTTAGGCTGGCCATGAGTTTTCTCAGCGTGTGCATCTAGGTCAGGCGGCTGCAGGGGAGGGCAGCCATCGGAGTCCTTATAATCAGCCAGTGTGCTCATTAACGCGCTTGGAAGGCTCCAAGGACAGTGTGCACTCAGAGCAATTGTTTTTTAAACCCCCCATCTTGTGGCAAGACCAGGCAATTAGGGGGCGCAAGTGAAGGGGATGGCTGAACCACAACCACGCTAAGCGCTGCCAGGCCAACTGACGCACGCTCGGATACACGCGCGGCCAGGCTGAGAACCTCGAGCAGTGCACCTGTGGCCAGGAGGCCTCGGGGTTCACGTGATGACGGGTAAGGAGCGGGCCACAACCTCCGTCTTGGGCCGTGGTGGCTCTAGAGGTGACGCGAGTGTGCGCGTACGCTGCGGCACACACACAACTCACACGAAACTGGCCGCTTCACTCGGATGGAGGACCGTTTCGCTTGTCCGTCCAGCCAGATATACCACGGAGCACGCGTCTCTGCAGCACCGAGAAGGGATGGCCAACTTCTCCCACTGAGCTTCGGTCTTGATTTcgcctgactcttgatgtcgcctcaggtcatgatttcacaaatttgtgagatcgagtcccgtgtcgttgggctctgtgctgtcagagcagagcctgcttgggattttctctctctctgtctctgtctctgtctctctctgtctctctctctcaaaataaataaataaacattgaaagaaagaaagaaagaaagaaagaaagaaagaaagaaaggaaggaggaagaagaagaagaagaagaagaagaagaagaagaagaagaagaagagaaagaaagaaagaaagaaagaaagaaagaaagaaagaaagaaagaaagaaagaaagaaagaaaagaaaagaaaagaaaagaaaagaaaagaaagaaagaaagaaaactatgctTTGGCCGTCCAGTCTGGTACTTAGCCTAATTTcgggcaggtggggggtgggaaaaaGAGACACGGGGAGGATGTGTAAAAGAGTTAACAGACTAAACTTGATTTCAAGCCCCCTTGAGGCGCTCCCCAAGTATCCGTTTGCCCAAAGATGGTTGCTATGCAAGTAGAAAAGTATTCTTGTCTGTCCCTGAACCAGGGTCATCTTTCGGGAGCTCTGAGTGAAAAAGGTTTTAGTCCTCTTTCAATACGATGTATCTACTGTTCATGTAATTGTCATAATTGCCATTGGTTAAAATccacattgattttattttattttttaatttaaaaaaatctttatttttgagggagagagagagacagagcacgagcaagggaggggcagagagagagggagacacagaacccgaagcaggctccaggctgcgagccgtcagcacagagcccgacgcggggctcgaacccacgaacagtgagatcatgacctgagctgaagtgggacatttaactgaccgagccacccaggcgccccaatccacgTTGATTTCATAGTTGTGTGAAATTCGGGACTTTCGCCGATCTgtcttgtcttcttttcctttgtgaggCTTTTCCATGAACCCCTATTATCGCCACGTCTCACACAAACGTCAAGAGGCTCTTTTCAAAACCTGTCCCAAAAGGCCGGCACACCTCAAGGCAACAACGTTAGTGGAAAACAAGGGCCCATCCGCGATCTACGACCCGCACACCTCACCCCAAAGCCATCCTTAGGACCTTGGCGGTGGTCTCACAGGGAGGGTGATCGCGGAAGTGCGCTGCCATCAGCCGGGACAACAGTCCCCGGCTCCATCACATGCAAAGCACCTTTCCCAACAAATAGTTTAATCCTGAAGTGCAATTCACAGACAATACGACTTGCCTACCGCATCGTTTGTAAAAACGCCCTTCCTGTGACACACGGGGAAGTAACAAGGTAAAGATTTAAGTGTCAGGAAGGCATGCCAGGTGCACGTCTGACGACCGTCAGGCAGGAGATCAGTGGCAGATTCAAGGAAGGAGGACATCTGACGCCTGCACCAGATTAGATTCGGCGAGCCTCCACGTAGGCAGGCAGGAGCTACGGACGCGGActcggggttgggggtggggggtggggggtggggggcggggtgtgccACAGCGGCGACGGGCACCGGGAGCAGCCCTGCCGTTCCCGACGGGAGACGCAGAAACCGTGCACAATTCTGGGTGAGGCGCTggccaagaagagaaagaagcgCACAGCTTGCGCCGCTTCCCCGACAGCCGCATTCCTGCGCGAATTGGCGTGGACTCGAACCGTGGCAGAAAGTAGGTTATTTGTCGGGCCGTTGCTTCTGCTTCGGTGGCGTGCTTTCCGCGTTACGGGGAAAGGAAAGGTCCGGCCCTGCGGCAGCAGCGGAAGTGCGGGCTGCGGGGCCTCGTGGCCCGGAGGCGCAGGCAACAATGGGATGAGGCTTGAGGCTTGAGGCCTGACGCCTGAGCCTGACGCCTGCGGCCTGCAGGGAGCGCGCATGCGCAGGAGCGGGTTGTCGGCTGCtccgggagggaggggggagctggggggcggggggagggcggggggctcACCTCCACTTCCGGCCCAGCCCGCGGCCGCTCCAGAGCCGGGCGGTGGCGGCTCCGACACGTGTTGTTGGCTTTGGATACCCAGATCGCAGGTATGTCGTGCGGTGCTTTCCCGGCGCGCGTTTCTTGCCGTCCATTTGGAAGTTAGGCCGGTGGCTGCACTGTGGAGTGGCGGCGTCTGCAAGACTCTACCTCTAGCTCGACGTGAAAGACGGGACCTTCACCCGGCTCTTAAGGCGCTTGCACTTGCGCTTGCCCTTCTCTTTAGGGCCCCTGTTGTGCCACGATGCAGCAGGCTTTAGAACGAGCTCTGGACCGTGCGGAGTATGTCATTGCCAGTGCCCAGCAGAGGCCTCCTAAAAGGAAAGGCTCAGCGAGTGGGGGAGCATCTCTGGATGAAAAACTTTATGACCTATATGTGGAAGAATGCGGGAAAGAGCCTGAGGCTACGGAGGAATTAAGAAGCAACGTGAACTTGTTGGAGAAGCTCCTGAGGAGAGAGTCGTTGCCGTGCTTAGTGGTCAACCTATACCCAGGAAAGGAGGGATATTCGCTGATGCTCGAGGGCGAAAATGGATCCTATTCGGAGACCATTCGACTGCCTTATGAAGAAGGGGAGTTGCTCGAATACTTGGATGCTGAACAATTACCTCCTGCTCTGGTGGATCTCCTGGAAAAATCTCAGGTTAACTTTTTTCACTCTGGGTGTGTCATAGCCCAGGTACGGGACTACAGGCAGTGCAGTCGGGAACCTCCCGGCTACGCAAGCAGGCATGTTCTCCTGCGGCCAACGATGCAGACGTTAGCCTGCGACGTGCAGTCCATGAGCAGCGATGACCAGACCTGGACCCAGGAAGACAGGCTTTTGCTGGAGAGCCAGCTGATCTTAGCTACGGCCGAACCGCTGTGTCTTGATCCTTCTGTATCAGTAGCCTGCACTGCAAACAGGCTGCTCTATAACAAGCAAAAGATGAACACTGGCCCCATGAAAAGGAGCTTCAAGAGGTATTCTGCACCCTCCCTGAACCGGCAGCAGGAGCTGTCTCATCGTCCACCTCCTCCTGAGCTGAGAGTATGGGCCTCTtgcaagaaaagcagagaaaggcaAGCAGGTCCGCAGCACGACCTCAAAATTTCTAAAGCGGGGAACTGCGTCGATATGTGGAAACAGAGACCCTGTGACTTGGCCGTACCTTCTGGAGTGGACGTGCAGAAATACGCCAGAGGGAAGAAGTCCGCCAGATACGATGGCTCGCCACCGACGGCCTGGCCAGCCCACAAGGTAGAAGGTGATTCCGTATTGGGCTGTGAAGCTGGCGGCGAGTCTCAGACAGCGCAGCTGACTTCCATGCAGCCGCCGGATGACCCACCTTTGTCTGGAAGAAGAAGGCCCCGCAAAGAAGCCAGACGTGAGGGACAGGGGTCTCCTCCGCACTCCTCCACAGACGACCATCCAGACAGTGTCCGGCCTGGCTCAAAGACGGATGCTGGGACGGAAGCCATTCGGTCAGCTGTCTTGGTCCAGCGCAAGGCCAAGTGTCCCGCCGCCGCGTCACACGGCTCCAGTGGCTCAGCCAGCCTCAGCCAGCCGCCTCCCGGGAAAGAAACAGCACAGCCTGAGACGGTGTCGGTTTGGTCTTCAGTCCTGGGGAAGGGAGTCAGCCATCCACCTCTACGCTTCAGACTTTCCTGGAGCTCAGGAGGGACTCGGTCAGGCAACAGTTTCACCCCAGTGGAGGCAAGCGGCTTCTTTAAATCTccagctcctgctcctgctcctgctcctcagCCCCCGAGTCTTTCCCAGAATTCATCTGTGGACGTGAATCGAGTGAGCATGTTTCCCGCAGCCGCCCTGTCCAGCAGCAGCTCGCCACAAGGAACCCTGGCCCCCCCGGTCACGGCCAACTCCCAGCAGTCCTCTGCGGGAGCGACTCGAGGTAGCCCGCTTCCTGCGGCCACACCGTCCACCGCCGGCTCATCACAGACAACCCTGGCCCCCCCGGTCACAGCCAACTCCCAGCAATCCCCTGTGAGAGTGATTCGAGTTAGCCCGCTTCCTGCAGCCACACCGTCCACCGCCGGCTCATCACAGACAACCCTGGCCCCCCCGGTCACGGCCAGCTCCCAGAAGCCCTCTGCGAAACAGGTGACTCAAGTTAGCATGCTTCCCGCGGCCACCCTCTCCACTACCGGCTCATCACAGACAACCCTGGCCCCCCCGGTCACGGCCAGGTCCCAGAAACCCTCTGCGAAACAGGTGACTCAAGTTAGCATGCTTGCCGCGGCCACCCTCTCCACTACCGGCTCATCACTGACAACCCTGACCCCCCCGGTCACGGCCAGCTCCCAGAAACCCTCTGCGAAACAGGTGACTCAAGTTAGCATACTTCCCGCGGCCATCCTCTCCACTACCGGCTCATCACTGACAACCCTGGCCCCCCTGGTCACGGCCAACTCCCAGCAATCCCCTGTCAGAGTGATTCGAGTTAGCATGCTTCCTGCAGCCACACCGTCCACCGCCGGCTCATCACAGACAGCCCTGGCCCCCCCGGTCACGGCCAGCTCCCAGAAGCCCTCTGCGAAACAGGTGACTCAAGTTAGCATGCTTCCCGCGGCCATCCTCTCCACTACCGGCTCATCACAAAGAAGCCTGGCCACCCAGGTCACGGCCTGCTCCCCTGGCCCCAACATCATCCAGCTGGCGGGCCCGGTCTGTGGAGCCCAGGCTTTGGCGAGGGGTTCCAGCCCCGGGCAGGGCTCTACCGCTGGGGCCACAGATCCTGCGGGAATCCAGCCCGGCAGCCTGCCCTCGGGAGCTCGGCCACCAAATGCAGTGCGCACTGCAGCACAGGCCGCGTCTCCAGTCCGcgttcagttttttttaaaaaatgcttcaggCCTCAAGCCGGTGACTCTGCTGGAGCTTCCGCAAGGTTTGCCCCCTTTGAACGCCCAACAGCAGCCAGAGCAGCGGCTCTATCAGTTGATTCCACAGGAACAACTTCAGCAAGCCTCCGCTTCTGGTCCTTGGCAGCCAGTGCCACGGGGTCCCGGTGCCCGAGGCCCAGCCCCTCCAGACACGGCCTCACCTGCTCAGCAAGCCGTTGTCCTGAACCGCCGGGGACGGGGACGGGATCAGGGACAGGGGAGTTTGCTGCAGCCCCAGGCAGCTGTGTTGTCTCTGCTTGGCTGTGCTGCAGAGAACCAGGGAAGAGCCGGGCCGAGCGGCCCTCGGCACACGCTGCAGCTGTCCCCTGCCTCGCAGCCGTGGCCACAGCAGCAGGCGCAACAGCATAGAATCTTGCAGCACCTGGTGGCCGTGACAACAGTAGCCACCCAGACGGCTCAGCCTTCTTGGGACCAGCGGGCCGCAAGCCAGTCCGAAGGTAAAAGGAACAGAGGCCCGCCTTCCCCTCCCAGATCCTGAGTCTCgcttatttcctctctttttaaaaacaccagAGCGTCGGCCCAAGTGAACTCCGAGGTTTTCCTTCGTTTGGGGTTTtttcgtttttgcttttttaatgtgtCAGCAGCATCTTACCTTTAGATGTATGAACTCTGTACAGAAGCACAACCTCGTGAGTTTTGCACAGAAACAAGGCAGTCATTTAAGAAACTGGGATCGTTTTGCTGAAAGTGATCGAAGTGCCCGGTTCAGTAGTGCTCAGTACGTTCACACTGCTGCGCAGCACGTCTCTAGAATTGCTTTCATCCTGCAGAAGCGACGCTCTTGTCCCCGTCAAGCACcagctccccatttccctctcccccagcccaggcATGCACGGTATCATTTTCTGTGTCCGCGAGTGTGACTGCTTTAGAGCCTTCGGATAAAGTGCACTCGTGGAACAGGAggtgtccttctgtgactggcttacttcacttagcgtaacGTCGTCACCGTCAAGGCTCACCCTTGACGCGTTGTAGCGTGGACGGGAAGGCCATAggtttttatggggcgcctggatggctcagtcggttaagggtctggcttcagcgcaggtcatgatctcgcgatttgtgagttcgagccccgcgttgggctctgtgctgagagctcggagcctggagcctgcttcagattctgtgtctccctctgtctctgcccctcccctgctcatgctccccccccccgcccccatctctctgtttctctctcaaaaaatgagcgaacgttaaaaaaaaattttaatggtgtCACTGCACATAATCGGTACTGAACTGACCTATTAATGCTTAtctgttcttgagagagagagaatgcacgagtggggggagagtccgagagagagggagacacagaatccgaagcaggctccaggccctgagcggtcagcacaaagtccgacggcggggcttgaactcccaaactgtgaggtcatgacctgagccgaagtcgggtgcttaaccaactgagccacccaggcgcccctgaagcgaCCTGTTAAATAGGAGAAACACCTTTCAGAAGAACGTCGTTTGGTGTGTGTCAAAAAGGTTCGCGTGCAGCGTATTAAATGCAATCCTTACAAATTAGTTTTGAAAGAAACTGTGAAAACTACCAAAAGATGATGCTTGTCAGGCTCATATGGAGGATGTGGGAGCCCTCCCAACGTGCAGAGTGGCTCAGGGGCGCCCGTGTTGGGGGCGGTCCACAGGCTGAGCTCAGCCCTTCTCCTCCAGGTACAATCACTGGGCCTGAAAAGGCACTTGTGGGAGGTCTTTGCTTTCTCCCTATCAAATCATTTGCTTGTTTTAGAACTCCAGGTTATTTGCAGAAATTGAACAgctaaacatttgaaaatgagttttctttgtttgcttttcaagCGTTTGCTACCTTGGTCACTTCTGACGTGGAATccacccccccggccccccacccaTTCCTGCCTGTCCCCTCCCGGTGATCATCACTTGTTCGGCAGCCCCTGCTCCCTCGTGTCTGTTCCTTCTGTCTTGTGTCAGTGGGGCTCAGCAGATCCCCGAAGTTCGTTCTCTTTCgcctttctttttattgaggtgtaattcacAGAAGCGACAAGGAACCATTTTAAAGTTACGGCCGCGTGGCATTGAATGCCTTCACGTTGCTGTGCGACCACCTCTTCCATTTCCAAaacgttttcatcaccccagagaAATCTCTGTAGCCACTAGCACGGGGGTcccgtcctcccctcccccagccccggaaacaccaatctgctttctggcCCGTGGACTTTCCTGTTCTAGATGCTTGCCAATGATGGAGTCAAATGGTATGTGACCTTTTTTGTCTGGCCTCGTTCACTTGGCCTAGTGTTCAAGGTTCCTCTTCGGTGTGACACGGATCGGGCTTCGTCCATtctttcatggctgaataatattcccttgtcaGCACAGACCGCATTTAGCTCCTCCgttatccactgatggacacgGAGGTTGCTTCCAGCCTTTGGGCATTGTGAACGGTGTTGCTAGGATCATTGGCGTTTGAGAGCTTCGTCTATTTTGTTCCCTTGCCATTTCCAAAGGGCAACCTGTCcacataaaatttgttttctacGTACACACGCATGTGTCCCTGCCTCTTGCcctaagaaagaagggaaatgtgGCCTGGCAGTTCCAAAAGAGATGAGTGAAAAGGCGGGTAACCGGTGGGTGACTCCCACGTGATCGACCCGGCTGTACTAATGTGCTACGGATCCTGGCGAGGGAGGATTTTGGCCAACTTCAAGCAAACAAGTCAGATGTGCCACGTGAGTGACAGGGAGCCCACGAGAGCTTTGTGTAACCCATCGTGGACATCTTTGGGTGTGGTGGCTGCGCTTTGAAGAAGTGAACTTGCTCAGGAGAGTGTGTGCTAGGCCTTGGGAACCAGCTAGACACCCGTGCTCAGAATCTCACCTGATTCGATGTACTTGTTTCCTTTTGCCCTCTATCTGGCCCTTTTTGTAGTGGTGACTTGAACCGTGTGGGGGTTAGGGGCGCCGGTTCCCCACGAagtcaaaaatctgtgtgtaGCTTTTGCGTAACCAAAAACTTAATccctaatagcctactgttgaccaaacACCTCACCGATCACTTAAACAGTCGAGTAATATATTTTGTACGTTATATGCGTTATagactgtattcttacaataaagtaagtagAAAAAATCAAATGTTAAGGCAATtattaggaagagaaaatattgtgTGGCATGTATCAAgtaaaatctgcatataagtgggcCCAtaagttcaaacccgtgttgttcaaggttGAACATTTTGCAGGGAGACACCAACTGAACTTGTGTTTGAGCAATGTGATGCTCCCCTCCTGGACAAGCAAATAAATTCAGCTTTGTGTCATATCACCATTTGGTGGCCTTTATTTCCTTGTAAAAATACTTCCCTAGGCTGCAACTTCAGCCAAGTTCCCTTTTGAGGATATTAACTGGCTGTGTGTTGTGAAGGACCTTTACGTTGATTTGAGTATCTTGAGAGCTTGGAGGCTCTTCCCTACCCCAGGTCAAATTCATCATCTTAGTCTGAAATTAGGTCACGCAGGTTCTGTCTTTATGAGGTCAGGGCCCATCACAGGCCATGGTTGTGTGAAAGTAGGTGGCCTCAGAATGCACAGGGAGCAGAGAAGATGGCACAGGAGATGGTCATCCAGGAAAATCCAGGTGAGGCTAGTATAGCAGGACATGTCTGGCAGTTGGGGCCTCTGTCACAGGAAGAACTTTGGCAACAGAATTCTATTTTTTGAGGCTATCTGCAAGTGCAGGGAGGAGTCTGGTTAGGTCACCGCTGTCCAGTAGAAGTATAATTTGGGCCtgatatataatttgaaattttctagtagtcacattttaatatgtaaacaGGAGAAATTGCccttaataattaattttacttgATAGATTGAAAAGGTTATCATTTCTACATGTAATTAATAATATacttaatgagatattttacattgtttcatttttactaAATCTTCAAAATCCAGACAGTTAAAGCCTTTCTCAAGTCAGATGCTAGATTTTCACCAAAAATACTTGATCTGTACTTAGATTTTACGGTTGAAAATGTAGATTCACCTTCCAAATATACTTAGAAGTTTTCCAATAATTGGGTCAAGGACcagttattaaatttaaattagtaaaaaaaaatacttcctcaGTCTCACTAGCCACGTTTCACGTGGTCAGTTGCCACATCTACCTATGGTGCCAATTGGGTAGGGcagttctaaattttttttttttttaccgtttatttatttttgagacagagagagacagagcatgaacgggggagggtcagagagagggagacacagcatgtgaaacaggctccaggctctgagcagtcagcacagaccccgatgcggtttaaaatttttttttaattttttttaatgtttatttatttttgagagagacagagacaaaatgtgagtgggttaggagtagagagagagacacacacagaatccgaagcaggctccaggctctgagatgtcagcacagggcctgacgcggggctcgaactcacggaccgcgagatcgtgatctgagccgaagccagacgctcaaccgactgagccacccaggcgccccgggtagGGCAGTTCTAGAGGGAGAAACAGCAGAGCAGATCGTAGAGACTAAGCCTCAGGCATGAACTGGCACCAGTGCTGGAGAAGAGGCAGGAACCAACCATTGGAGCACATGGTTGGAGGGCAGTGACCATTGCTGACTGTGTGTTCTGCCAGAGCTCCCAGAAACGCTCAGGGCTTCTGGTCACCTGGACCTGTAGCCTCGGGGAGAGAACAAGCGACCCCAgccctggggcagggtggggtagCAGAGACCCGGAAAACGGGTCAGCTCTTTCCCAGGGTCTGCCCTGCCAGATTCAAAATGCTAATGAAGGGGGCTGAAACCCTCCCAGCAGTTTATACTCACCCATCCCACCTCTGCCCCTAGAGATCTTGGAACCTTTGGGAATTCGAGGCAGGAGACCCACCCCCTGCCGTTTCACTCTTCTTCCCTGTCCATTTTCT
This genomic window contains:
- the LOC131502260 gene encoding transcription factor SPT20 homolog, which gives rise to MQQALERALDRAEYVIASAQQRPPKRKGSASGGASLDEKLYDLYVEECGKEPEATEELRSNVNLLEKLLRRESLPCLVVNLYPGKEGYSLMLEGENGSYSETIRLPYEEGELLEYLDAEQLPPALVDLLEKSQVNFFHSGCVIAQVRDYRQCSREPPGYASRHVLLRPTMQTLACDVQSMSSDDQTWTQEDRLLLESQLILATAEPLCLDPSVSVACTANRLLYNKQKMNTGPMKRSFKRYSAPSLNRQQELSHRPPPPELRVWASCKKSRERQAGPQHDLKISKAGNCVDMWKQRPCDLAVPSGVDVQKYARGKKSARYDGSPPTAWPAHKVEGDSVLGCEAGGESQTAQLTSMQPPDDPPLSGRRRPRKEARREGQGSPPHSSTDDHPDSVRPGSKTDAGTEAIRSAVLVQRKAKCPAAASHGSSGSASLSQPPPGKETAQPETVSVWSSVLGKGVSHPPLRFRLSWSSGGTRSGNSFTPVEASGFFKSPAPAPAPAPQPPSLSQNSSVDVNRVSMFPAAALSSSSSPQGTLAPPVTANSQQSSAGATRGSPLPAATPSTAGSSQTTLAPPVTANSQQSPVRVIRVSPLPAATPSTAGSSQTTLAPPVTASSQKPSAKQVTQVSMLPAATLSTTGSSQTTLAPPVTARSQKPSAKQVTQVSMLAAATLSTTGSSLTTLTPPVTASSQKPSAKQVTQVSILPAAILSTTGSSLTTLAPLVTANSQQSPVRVIRVSMLPAATPSTAGSSQTALAPPVTASSQKPSAKQVTQVSMLPAAILSTTGSSQRSLATQVTACSPGPNIIQLAGPVCGAQALARGSSPGQGSTAGATDPAGIQPGSLPSGARPPNAVRTAAQAASPVRVQFFLKNASGLKPVTLLELPQGLPPLNAQQQPEQRLYQLIPQEQLQQASASGPWQPVPRGPGARGPAPPDTASPAQQAVVLNRRGRGRDQGQGSLLQPQAAVLSLLGCAAENQGRAGPSGPRHTLQLSPASQPWPQQQAQQHRILQHLVAVTTVATQTAQPSWDQRAASQSEGKRNRGPPSPPRS